In Anopheles arabiensis isolate DONGOLA chromosome 2, AaraD3, whole genome shotgun sequence, the genomic window TGATCGACTTCGTGCAAGATCGTATCCAAATCTTGAAATCGACCAACAACTTCGTGAAGGATCAAGCAGCTAGTGGTATCAAGGTGGCCGGTCTCATTCGTCAACCAGGGCAACGGAGATTCATCGCGAATGCAGCTACATCTCGCTCGGCTCCTGCTGCATCGACTGCGCACACCCAACAGCCAAAGTGTCCATTGGAGTGTTCCGAAGACCACACACTGTGCAACTGTCCAGTGTTCATCGCCAAGGAGGTCCAACAGCGACGGGACGTCGTCGCATCGAAGCGGCTGTGCTGGAACTGTTTGAGCAGCAATCATCAGGTTAGAGCGTGCAAGTCGGATTATTCGTGTCGCACGTGTCGTGAGCGTCATCATCACATTCACCACCCTATGCTCCACCCGCAACGGTAACATTGTCAGCTCAGTCGAATGAAGACAATGTGTTTCTGGCGACGGCAAACATTCAGATCAAGGATGATTACGGGAACACCCATGAAGCAAGGGCGTTGTTGGATTCGGGATCCATGTCGAATTTCATCGCTTAGGAGTTCGCACGGAAACTGCTGACGAGTCGCAAAAGGGTCAACGTCGCTGTATCGGGCATCGGCAATGCAGTACAGCAGATCAAGGGTTCCATCGTCGCTACCGTTCAGTCCAAGACACAACCCTTCGCAACGGAGATGACTTTCTTGGTTCTGGACACGCCATCCGCAAACATCCCTACATCACCAACGGACGTCTCTTCATGGAAAATGCCGGACGTGGCATTGGCGGACAGCACCTTTAACAGTCCGGGGCAAATCGACATCGTCATCGGAGGCGATACGTTCTGGGAGCTCCACACCGGTCGCAAGTGCTCTATCGGTAGAGGCAAACGGTGGCTGGTCGAAACCCACTTTGGTTGGGTTGTCACCGGCAACACTCATCATTCGTCAGTCGGTCCGCGGCTGTGCCATCTATCTGCATACGACACCCCACTGGAGGAGACCATGCAGCGGTTCTGGGAGAGTGAAACCATAGCCGAGGATCCTGTGCTATCGGTTGAGGAGAATGCTTGCGAGAAGCATTTCGCAGCAACAACTGTTCGCAACTCAAGTGGAAGGTATGTCGTTAGTTTGCCATTTAACTCCAACCCTAATATCGTTTTAGGAGAGTCGAAGGAAATAGCCGATCGCAGACTGCGTTCTATCGAACGGCGGTTGAACACCAATGCTAAAATGAAAGAAGAGTATGTGAAATTTATGAAAGAATATGAGCATTTGGGGCATATGAAGCGGCTTACCAGTCCTGCAAACGATTCGGTAGAGCATTACTACCTCCCACATCACGCTGTCGTTAAAGAGTCAAGCACAACCACGAAGGTGCGTGTCGTGTTCGATGCATCCTGTAAGACTTCGAGTGGTTACTCATTGAACGATAAACTCTTAGTGGGACCAGTCGTTCAAGAAGATCTTTTATCGATTATCCTTCGGTTTCGTTCTCGTGCCATTGCTCTCACTGCAGACGTAGAGAAGATGTATCGGCAAATTTTACATAGCCCTCATGACCGTAACTATCTACGCATCCGGTACAGAGAACATCCTGCAGATCCTATATCGACCTTTGAGCTACAGACGGTTACGTACGGCACAGCCTCTGCTCCATTTTTGGCAACCAGGACCCTCAAACAGATTGCTCTTGACCACAAGGAAGAGTATCCTTTGGCAATGAACGCGGTCATGAACGATTTTTACGTAGATGATTTGCTAACGGGTACCGATGATTTGTCCGAAGCAATCGTTATACAAAGGCAAATCTCAGACATGCTAAATTCAGCTGGTTTCACGCTGAAGAAATGGGCATCGAACCGCTCCGAAGCATTGAAGAACGTTCCTTCAGAAGATGTGGCGGTACAACTCTCGCACGAGTGGAAGAGCTCGAAACAAGTATCCACACTAGGCATCGTTTGGGAACCGGCAACTGATACACTACGGTTTCGTATTGAGATACCACCTACAACACCCAGCATGACGAAAAGGTTAATTTTGTCATATATCGCCAAGATATTTGATCCCCTCGGGCTACTGGGCCCAACGATCATCATCGCAAAGATGTTCATGCAGCAACTATGGGCTCTCAAGATTCATGGAAAGGCATATGACTGGGACAGCGAGCTACCATCGCACTTACAGCATGAATGGTCGAAATTTCACTCTACATTATCTTCACTACGCAATTTGACAGTCCCACGGTACATATCGCAATGCACGGCAACAAGTCTGCAAATTCATATCTTTGCTGACGCATCACAACTAGCATATGGTGCTTGTTGCTACATTCGGGCTGAAAGCATGGAAGGAGTCACCGTGCAGCTGCTAACAGCCAAGTCAAAGGTCGTTGCGTTATCCAATTCACATTCCATAGCTCGATTGGAATTATGTGCAGCACGACTAGCCACACTTCTTTACGAGAAAGTCCAGCAATCACTGAAAATTTCTGCTACCACCATCTGTTGGACCGATTCCATGACTGTCCTTCACTGGCTGAATTCAGCACCAAATCGATGGAAGCCCTTCGTTGCAAACAGGGTTGCAAAAATTCAGCACACGGCTGGAATACAATGCTGGAAGCATGTTCCAGACTCGGACAATCCAGCAGACGACATTTCGCGAGGTTTAACGCCGGAAAAGTTGCTAGTGTGTGAGCGCTGGTGGCACGGGCCACATTGGTTAGCACGCAACTCGGAAGAATGGCCACAGAACACACCATCACCAAGCGAAGATGAGagcgcagaagaagaaaaactatCGTCACGGGTTGCAAGCACAGCATTAATCTGCGAATTTCGAAACAGTTTGTTCTCACGATTTTCGATCTACCACAAACTGCAAAGAGTTGTTGCACATTGTTTGCGCTTTATACAAAACGCAAAGCGCCGCGTAGGAAACAAGGTCCATGCTAAGGATATCCCACCGCTCACTGTAGACGAACTCAAGGCGGCAGAACTCAAGTTGTGTTATCTTTCGCAACAAGACACCTTTTCCGAGGAGATACAACACCTGCAGAAGGGCAAAGAGATTCCGAAGAACTCCAAACTGAAATGGATTTCCCCTTTCATAGATACGCAAGGTATTCTGCGCATTGGTGGCCGGCTCAGTAACGCACATCTGTCGGAATCAGAAAAACACCCGGTAATATTATCATCGAAACATCCACTGTCCGCACTACTAGCTGTTTCGATACACTTGAGTAAGCTGCATGCTGCACCACAACTGCTTTTAACAACACTACGCCAAAGCTTTTGGATAATTGGCGGTCGCAATTTATGCAAGTCTGTGTACCACAGTTGCCACGCATGTTTTAAGGCCAAACCCACACTTATTAAGCAAAGTATCGCCGATTTGCCAACATCACGAGTCACACCAACAAGACCATTCTCAGTATGCGGAGTAGACTATTGCGGACCAATctatataaaacaaaccatacgCAACAGAAGTCCGATTAAAGCATACATCGCcatatttgtatgtttttcaacaagaGCGGTACATATCGAACTGGTTGGCGATTTAACATCAACAGCATTTATCAATGCACTTCGTCGTTTGATTGCACGTCGTGGTCAAATCAGTGAACTGCATTCCGACAATGCAACCACCTTTAAGGGAGCGGCACATGAGCTGAATCGCGTCTACAAGATGCTAAAGAGCGACGAACACGATCGAGCTGCTATATTTGATTGGTGCGCGATGAATCATATGAAGTGGAAGTTTATCCCACCAAGAGCACCACATTTTGGAGGTTTATGGGAGGCGGCGGTGAAGGCAGCTAAAAAGCATATAGTCAGAACAATAGGAACAACAAGCATCACACAGGAGAGCATGCTTACCCTACTTGCCCAGGTAGAGCAATGTTTGAATTCGCGACCAATTACACCTCTATCCGATGAGCCGTCGGACTTGGAACCATTGACACCGGGACACTTCCTCGTCGGTGGCAATCTGCAAGCGGTACCAATCATCGATTACACCGAGACACCGAGCAACTATTTGAAGGAATACCAGTTGGTACAAAAACATCTGCAAACCATTTGGGCTCGATGGTATCCGGAGTACCTGCAGCAGTTACAAGCTCGAGCCAAATATTGCAACGGGAAATCAGCGGTTCTGAAAGAAAATACACTGGTGATTATTAAGGAAGACAATGTACATCCTACCTCGTGGCCGATGGGGCGCATCGTTGCAGTACACCCTGGAAAGGACGATGTTGTTCGCGT contains:
- the LOC120896892 gene encoding uncharacterized protein LOC120896892, which gives rise to MTFLVLDTPSANIPTSPTDVSSWKMPDVALADSTFNSPGQIDIVIGGDTFWELHTGRKCSIGRGKRWLVETHFGWVVTGNTHHSSVGPRLCHLSAYDTPLEETMQRFWESETIAEDPVLSVEENACEKHFAATTVRNSSGRYVVSLPFNSNPNIVLGESKEIADRRLRSIERRLNTNAKMKEEYVKFMKEYEHLGHMKRLTSPANDSVEHYYLPHHAVVKESSTTTKVRVVFDASCKTSSGYSLNDKLLVGPVVQEDLLSIILRFRSRAIALTADVEKMYRQILHSPHDRNYLRIRYREHPADPISTFELQTVTYGTASAPFLATRTLKQIALDHKEEYPLAMNAVMNDFYVDDLLTGTDDLSEAIVIQRQISDMLNSAGFTLKKWASNRSEALKNVPSEDVAVQLSHEWKSSKQVSTLGIVWEPATDTLRFRIEIPPTTPSMTKRLILSYIAKIFDPLGLLGPTIIIAKMFMQQLWALKIHGKAYDWDSELPSHLQHEWSKFHSTLSSLRNLTVPRYISQCTATSLQIHIFADASQLAYGACCYIRAESMEGVTVQLLTAKSKVVALSNSHSIARLELCAARLATLLYEKVQQSLKISATTICWTDSMTVLHWLNSAPNRWKPFVANRVAKIQHTAGIQCWKHVPDSDNPADDISRGLTPEKLLVCERWWHGPHWLARNSEEWPQNTPSPSEDESAEEEKLSSRVASTALICEFRNSLFSRFSIYHKLQRVVAHCLRFIQNAKRRVGNKVHAKDIPPLTVDELKAAELKLCYLSQQDTFSEEIQHLQKGKEIPKNSKLKWISPFIDTQGILRIGGRLSNAHLSESEKHPVILSSKHPLSALLAVSIHLSKLHAAPQLLLTTLRQSFWIIGGRNLCKSVYHSCHACFKAKPTLIKQSIADLPTSRVTPTRPFSVCGVDYCGPIYIKQTIRNRSPIKAYIAIFVCFSTRAVHIELVGDLTSTAFINALRRLIARRGQISELHSDNATTFKGAAHELNRVYKMLKSDEHDRAAIFDWCAMNHMKWKFIPPRAPHFGGLWEAAVKAAKKHIVRTIGTTSITQESMLTLLAQVEQCLNSRPITPLSDEPSDLEPLTPGHFLVGGNLQAVPIIDYTETPSNYLKEYQLVQKHLQTIWARWYPEYLQQLQARAKYCNGKSAVLKENTLVIIKEDNVHPTSWPMGRIVAVHPGKDDVVRVVTLRTASGKQIVRAANRLAVLPNPDVISNLELLAFMALSNAQLQATRHCLHFALMAEQDTRNTHSHIYTHEQYDRR